The Perca fluviatilis chromosome 2, GENO_Pfluv_1.0, whole genome shotgun sequence genome includes a region encoding these proteins:
- the LOC120544522 gene encoding LOW QUALITY PROTEIN: zinc finger protein 239-like (The sequence of the model RefSeq protein was modified relative to this genomic sequence to represent the inferred CDS: deleted 1 base in 1 codon), with amino-acid sequence MYESHCQHCDKSFTRSGYLKIHQRVHTGDNLHSCDQCGAAFTRRSTLKIHQRIHTVEKPYSCDQCGAAFTRHSNLKIHQHIHTGEKPYSCDQCGKTFSHNSSLKSHQRIHTGEKPYSCDQCGAAFTRHSNLKIHQRIHTGDKPHSCDLCGTTFSRNDNLEVHRRVHTGEKPYSCDQCGKSFTQPSDLKSHQHIHTGEKPYSCEQCGKSFTQSSSLKKHQRIHTGEKPYWCEQCGKTFSVSSHLKSHQRIHTGEKPYSCDLCGKTFSQSNSLEFHRRVHTGRSRTGVINVVKLFLRVVTLNLTSAFTLPRYEQVSEPSCFPLPPPRALIAVLLFSDLLSTLKADQQ; translated from the exons ATGTATGAAAG ccactgtcaacactgtgacaaatccttcacaagatctggatatttaaagattcatcagagagttcacactggagacaacttacacagctgtgatcaatgtggggcagctttcacacgacGGAGTACCCTAAAAATACATCAACGTATTCACACTGTAGAGAAGCCTTatagctgtgatcaatgtggggcagctttcacacgacATAGTAATCTAAAAATAcatcaacacattcacactggagagaagccttacagctgtgatcaatgtggtaaAACCTTTTCTCATAACAGTagccttaaatctcaccagcgcattcacactggagagaagccttatagctgtgatcaatgtggggcagctttcacacgacATAGTAACCTAAAaatacatcaacgcattcacactggagataaacctCACAGCTGTGATCTATGTGGTACAACATTTTCTAGGAATGATAACCTAGAAGTGcaccgacgtgttcacactggagagaagccttacagctgtgatcaatgtgggaaaAGTTTTACTCAGCCTAGCgaccttaaatctcaccagcacattcacactggagagaagccatacagctgtgaacaatgtgggaaaagtTTTACTCAGAGTAGTAGTCTTAAAAaacaccagcgcattcacactggagagaagccgtactggtgtgagcaatgtgggaaaacattttctgtGAGTAGTCACCTTAAAtcacatcaacgcattcacactggagagaagccgtacagctgtgatcttTGTGGTAAAACTTTTTCACAGAGCAATAGCCTTGAATTTcaccgacgtgttcacactgga agaagccgtactggtgtgatcaatgtggtaaaactttttctcagagtggtaaccttaaatctcaccagcgcCTTCACTCTGCCTCGTTATGAACAAGTTTCCGAGCCAAGCTGTttccctctgcctcctcctcgtgccctgatagctgtgttgttattttctgatcttctctccacattgaaggctgaccagcAGTAA